A stretch of the Arachis stenosperma cultivar V10309 chromosome 6, arast.V10309.gnm1.PFL2, whole genome shotgun sequence genome encodes the following:
- the LOC130933505 gene encoding uncharacterized protein LOC130933505: MSVAAPFQLLEINIISAQDLAPISKSMRAYAVAWLNPERKLATRVDEVGHTNPTWNEKFVYRVDEDFLSNENSVIMIEIYTNAWLRDVLVGTVGVLVSNLIPPSSRSGNRKPNLRFVALQIRRPSGRPQGILNIGVTLLDSTKRSMPMYSELSNSAVGYWDLKDPKKMTKHQNDDAESQDNGINDPKLLTLQRCQSEKNDSTINDYTYQGAGQNFYAHDGHDESEFLTLRKGTPIVNLNGSLCSDVGPSPSVVAAAIAKGLYPMPALPPRSAESSAIDGWTGNSNSEVGMRTKIERWRIELTPAYDLDHQQSAPPSEVSEEFEVKKYKSSKRVVGKTPGRRSSVGGNRQQQQQQKGLFSCFGTVFGCEISITCGGGKRKKRHQGKSHVISGSELTYDESSQCRD, encoded by the coding sequence atgtCGGTTGCAGCTCCGTTTCAGCTCCTAGAAATAAACATCATATCGGCGCAGGATCTTGCGCCGATTTCGAAATCCATGCGAGCCTACGCGGTGGCGTGGTTGAACCCTGAGCGCAAGCTAGCCACGCGGGTCGACGAAGTAGGTCACACCAACCCAACGTGGAACGAGAAGTTCGTGTACAGGGTTGATGAAGACTTCCTCAGCAACGAAAATTCCGTTATCATGATCGAGATCTACACCAACGCATGGCTTCGCGATGTTCTCGTCGGCACCGTCGGGGTCCTCGTCAGCAACCTCATCCCGCCCTCCTCTCGCTCCGGGAACCGCAAGCCAAACCTCCGATTCGTCGCGCTTCAGATCCGAAGGCCCTCCGGTCGCCCTCAGGGGATCCTCAACATCGGCGTCACGCTCCTCGATAGCACAAAGAGGAGCATGCCTATGTATTCCGAACTCAGCAACTCCGCCGTCGGTTATTGGGATCTGAAGGACCCTAAGAAGATGACAAAACACCAAAACGACGACGCCGAGAGCCAGGACAACGGTATCAACGATCCGAAGCTCTTGACGCTGCAGAGATGCCAGAGCGAGAAGAACGATTCAACAATCAACGATTATACCTACCAAGGAGCGGGCCAAAACTTCTATGCCCACGACGGACACGACGAGTCGGAGTTTCTCACTCTGCGGAAAGGCACACCAATTGTGAACTTAAACGGTTCGTTGTGTTCGGATGTAGGTCCGTCGCCATCGGTGGTGGCGGCGGCAATAGCAAAAGGATTGTATCCGATGCCGGCACTGCCACCGAGATCGGCAGAGAGTTCGGCGATCGACGGTTGGACAGGGAATAGCAACTCGGAAGTAGGGATGAGGACGAAGATTGAGAGATGGAGGATTGAGCTTACCCCTGCTTACGATCTGGACCATCAACAATCGGCGCCTCCATCGGAAGTTAGTGAAGAGTTTGAGGTGAAGAAATACAAAAGCTCTAAGCGCGTTGTAGGTAAAACGCCGGGGAGGCGGAGTAGCGTAGGCGGGAACCGGCAGCAACAGCAGCAGCAGAAAGGGTTGTTTTCGTGCTTCGGGACGGTGTTTGGGTGTGAGATCTCAATTACTTGCGGCGGAGGCAAACGGAAGAAGAGGCATCAGGGGAAGAGCCACGTAATAAGTGGATCAGAGCTCACTTACGATGAATCATCTCAATGCAGAGATTAA